A window of Procambarus clarkii isolate CNS0578487 chromosome 9, FALCON_Pclarkii_2.0, whole genome shotgun sequence contains these coding sequences:
- the LOC138362777 gene encoding uncharacterized protein has translation MHANIHNKYKNSTDEQIPVVKFKGLEVVECGDLPLLLHHHTTCPRHHHTTCPPTLPYDLSPHSTVRPVPPLYRTTCPPTPPYDLSPHATVRPVPPRHRTTCPPTPPYDLSPHATVRPVPPRHRTTCPPTPPYDLSPHSTVRPVPPLYRTTCPPTPPYDLSPHATVRPVPPRHRTTCPPTPPYDLSPHATVRPVPPRHRTTCPPTPPYDLSPTPPYDLSPHATVRPVPPRHRTTCPPRHRTTCPPTPPYDLSPHATVRPVPPRHRTTCPPTPPYDLSPHATVRPVPRATVRPVPRATVRPVPRATVRPVPRATVRPVPRATVRPVPRATVRPVPRATVRPVPRATVRPVPRATVRPVPRATVRPVPRATVRPVPRATVRPVPRATVRPVPPRHRTTCPPAPPYDLSPAPPYDLSPAPPYDLSPAPPYDLSPRATVRPVPRATVRPVPRATVRPVPRATVRPVPRATVRPVPRATVRPVPRATVRPVPRATVRPVPRATVRPVPRATVRPVPRATVRPVPRATVRPVPRATVRPVPRATVRPVPRATVRPVPRATVRPVPRATVRPVPRATVRPVPPRHRTTCPPAPPYDLSPAPPYDLSPAPPYDLSPAPPYDLSPAPPYDLSPRATVRPVPRATVRPVPRATVRPVPRATVRPVPRATVRPVPRATVRPVPRATVRPVPRATVRPVPPRHLTMGE, from the exons ATGCACGCAAATATACATAACAAATATAAAAATAGTACCGATGAACAAATCCCGGTCGTTAAATTCAAAGGCCTCGAGGTTGTCGAGTGTGGAG ACTTGCCCTTGTTATTACACCACCACACGACCTGTCCTCGGCACCACCACACGACCTGTCCCCCCACTCTACCGTACGACCTGTCCCCCCACTCTACCGTACGACCTGTCCCCCCACTCTACCGTACGACCTGTCCCCCCACGCCACCGTACGACCTGTCCCCCCACGCCACCGTACGACCTGTCCCCCCACGCCACCGTACGACCTGTCCCCCCACGCCACCGTACGACCTGTCCCCCCACGCCACCGTACGACCTGTCCCCCCACGCCACCGTACGACCTGTCCCCCCACGCCACCGTACGACCTGTCCCCCCACTCTACCGTACGACCTGTCCCCCCACTCTACCGTACGACCTGTCCCCCCACGCCACCGTACGACCTGTCCCCCCACGCCACCGTACGACCTGTCCCCCCACGCCACCGTACGACCTGTCCCCCCACGCCACCGTACGACCTGTCCCCCCACGCCACCGTACGACCTGTCCCCCCACGCCACCGTACGACCTGTCCCCCCACGCCACCGTACGACCTGTCCCCCACGCCACCGTACGACCTGTCCCCCCACGCCACCGTACGACCTGTCCCCCCACGCCACCGTACGACCTGTCCCCCACGCCACCGTACGACCTGTCCCCCCACGCCACCGTACGACCTGTCCCCCCACGCCACCGTACGACCTGTCCCCCCACGCCACCGTACGACCTGTCCCCCCACGCCACCGTACGACCTGTCCCCCCACGCCACCGTACGACCTGTCCCCCGCGCCACCGTACGACCTGTCCCCCGCGCCACCGTACGACCTGTCCCCCGCGCCACCGTACGACCTGTCCCCCGCGCCACCGTACGACCTGTCCCCCGCGCCACCGTACGACCTGTCCCCCGCGCCACCGTACGACCTGTCCCCCGCGCCACCGTACGACCTGTCCCCCGCGCCACCGTACGACCTGTCCCCCGCGCCACCGTACGACCTGTCCCCCGCGCCACCGTACGACCTGTCCCCCGCGCCACCGTACGACCTGTCCCCCGCGCCACCGTACGACCTGTCCCCCGCGCCACCGTACGACCTGTCCCCCCGCGCCACCGTACGACCTGTCCCCCCGCGCCACCGTACGACCTGTCCCCCGCGCCACCGTACGACCTGTCCCCCGCGCCACCGTACGACCTGTCCCCCGCGCCACCGTACGACCTGTCCCCCCGCGCCACCGTACGACCTGTCCCCCGCGCCACCGTACGACCTGTCCCCCGCGCCACCGTACGACCTGTCCCCCGCGCCACCGTACGACCTGTCCCCCGCGCCACCGTACGACCTGTCCCCCGCGCCACCGTACGACCTGTCCCCCGCGCCACCGTACGACCTGTCCCCCGCGCCACCGTACGACCTGTCCCCCGCGCCACCGTACGACCTGTCCCCCGCGCCACCGTACGACCTGTCCCCCGCGCCACCGTACGACCTGTCCCCCGCGCCACCGTACGACCTGTCCCCCGCGCCACCGTACGACCTGTCCCCCGCGCCACCGTACGACCTGTCCCCCGCGCCACCGTACGACCTGTCCCCCGCGCCACCGTACGACCTGTCCCCCGCGCCACCGTACGACCTGTCCCCCGCGCCACCGTACGACCTGTCCCCCCGCGCCACCGTACGACCTGTCCCCCCGCGCCACCGTACGACCTGTCCCCCGCGCCACCGTACGACCTGTCCCCCGCGCCACCGTACGACCTGTCCCCCGCGCCACCGTACGACCTGTCCCCCGCGCCACCGTACGACCTGTCCCCCCGCGCCACCGTACGACCTGTCCCCCGCGCCACCGTACGACCTGTCCCCCGCGCCACCGTACGACCTGTCCCCCGCGCCACCGTACGACCTGTCCCCCGCGCCACCGTACGACCTGTCCCCCGCGCCACCGTACGACCTGTCCCCCGCGCCACCGTACGACCTGTCCCCCGCGCCACCGTACGACCTGTCCCCCCGCGCCACC TGACTATGGGAGAATAA